The following coding sequences are from one bacterium window:
- the proS gene encoding proline--tRNA ligase: protein MADICTRSEDYSRWYQDVIQQAELAEASPVRGCMVIRPNGYAIWETMQRILDDRFKELGHVNAYFPLLIPKSFLAKEAEHVEGFAKECAIVTHSRLRSVIKDGKPSLEPDPASKLEEELIIRPTSETVIWNQYRKWIMSYRDLPLLINQWANVMRWEMRTRLFLRTTEFLWQEGHTAHATAAEAREETLRMLECYRWFAEDVMAMPVVVGAKTPRERFAGAKETYSIEAMMQDNKALQSGTSHDLGQNFAKAFDVKFQDQDGVQDYVWATSWGVSTRLIGGLIMCHSDDKGLVVPPRVAQRKVVIVPIWRKDEEKAVVLEKAAELRDGLRPVAGMVHVDDRDNMRPGWKYGEWERKGVPIRIELGPRDVQNDACVLVTRHDGEKHTVPLAGLPQAVTEHLERMQREMFDAAAERLRKNTHRLDTWDEFTALYTNEGGFAHCHHCGAGKCEEAIQDETKVTIRNIPLDAKDEEGACIRCGKPSHKRVLFAQSY from the coding sequence ATGGCCGACATCTGCACACGCAGCGAGGACTACTCGCGCTGGTACCAGGACGTGATCCAGCAGGCCGAGCTGGCCGAGGCCAGCCCCGTGCGCGGCTGCATGGTGATCCGTCCCAACGGCTACGCCATCTGGGAGACCATGCAGCGCATCCTGGACGACCGGTTCAAGGAGCTGGGCCACGTCAACGCCTACTTTCCCCTGCTGATCCCCAAGAGCTTCTTGGCCAAGGAAGCCGAGCACGTGGAGGGCTTTGCCAAGGAATGCGCCATCGTCACCCATTCCCGGCTCAGGTCGGTCATCAAGGACGGCAAGCCCTCGTTGGAGCCCGATCCGGCCTCGAAGCTCGAGGAAGAGCTGATCATCCGGCCCACCAGCGAGACCGTGATCTGGAACCAGTACCGCAAGTGGATCATGAGCTACCGCGACCTGCCGCTCTTGATCAACCAGTGGGCCAACGTGATGCGCTGGGAGATGCGCACCAGGTTGTTCCTGCGCACCACGGAGTTCCTCTGGCAGGAGGGCCACACGGCCCACGCCACCGCCGCGGAGGCGCGCGAGGAGACGCTGCGCATGCTCGAGTGCTACAGGTGGTTCGCCGAGGACGTGATGGCCATGCCGGTGGTCGTAGGCGCGAAAACGCCCAGGGAACGATTCGCGGGCGCCAAGGAAACCTATTCGATCGAAGCGATGATGCAGGACAACAAGGCGCTGCAGTCGGGCACGAGCCACGACCTCGGCCAGAACTTCGCTAAGGCCTTCGACGTGAAGTTCCAGGACCAGGACGGCGTCCAGGACTATGTGTGGGCCACGAGCTGGGGCGTCAGCACGCGTCTGATCGGCGGTCTGATCATGTGCCACAGCGACGACAAGGGCCTGGTGGTGCCGCCCCGGGTGGCCCAGCGCAAGGTCGTGATCGTGCCGATCTGGCGGAAAGACGAGGAAAAGGCTGTAGTGCTGGAGAAAGCCGCGGAACTGCGCGATGGCCTGCGACCGGTAGCCGGCATGGTGCACGTGGACGACCGCGACAACATGCGCCCCGGCTGGAAGTACGGCGAGTGGGAGCGCAAGGGCGTGCCCATACGCATCGAACTCGGCCCCCGCGACGTGCAGAACGACGCCTGCGTGCTGGTCACCAGGCACGACGGCGAGAAGCACACGGTGCCCCTGGCCGGGCTGCCGCAGGCGGTCACCGAGCACCTCGAGCGCATGCAGCGGGAGATGTTCGACGCGGCCGCGGAGCGGCTCAGGAAGAACACGCACCGTCTGGACACCTGGGACGAGTTCACGGCGCTGTACACGAACGAGGGCGGCTTCGCGCACTGCCACCACTGCGGAGCCGGCAAGTGCGAAGAGGCCATCCAGGACGAGACGAAGGTCACCATCAGGAACATCCCGCT